A region from the Silene latifolia isolate original U9 population chromosome 7, ASM4854445v1, whole genome shotgun sequence genome encodes:
- the LOC141590545 gene encoding uncharacterized protein LOC141590545, whose translation MKGDKYEGLIKHTKTPAFQKKSKQASLNKRGGKEDAVNEPTHYAGSRSFWNRMLGRGKKKSQPIATVPELFLDTHSRVDHKGVRTWTKPKDKQLYEAFEQEKAANPKLQDNDIWYKLVDGFKKGHEALGANGNPSENKNSVLD comes from the exons atgaaag gtgacaagtatgaaggcttaataaagcataccaaaactcccgcttttcagaagaagtctaagcaagcatccctcaacaaaagaggaggaaaggaagacgccgtgaacgagcctactcattacgcgggttcacgatcgttctggaatcgtatgttgggg agaggaaagaagaagtcacagccgattgcgacggtaccagaactgtttctggacacgcattccagggttgaccacaaaggggttagaacttggactaagccaaaagacaagcaattatat gaagcatttgaacaagaaaaagccgccaatccgAAACTCcaggataatgacatatggtataagttggtggatggcttcaagaaagggcac gaagcattgggtgctaatGGCAATCCAAGtgaaaacaaaaacagtgtactggattga